In Bradyrhizobium paxllaeri, the genomic stretch ATCCTGACGCCTCGCACGGCATCGTGCTGACCGAACGGGACCGTGTGACCCGCGACCTGCAGGCCTTCATCGCAAGCTGAGATCCGCCGATGGATCGCCACGAGATTGGAGCGCTCTGATGTTTCGTATCGGTGAGTTCGCCCAGATCGCGCAGGTCTCGAGCAGGCAGTTGCGCTTCTACGACCAGCTCGGGCTGCTGCAGCCGGCCCATATCGATCGTGAGACCGGCTATCGCTACTACAGCATCCGGCAATTGCCGCGGCTGAACAGCATTCTTGCGCTGAAGGAACTCGGCCTGACGCTGGAACAGATCGGCCCGCTATTGAAGGACAGCATTTCGGCAGCAGAGCTTCGCGCCATGCGCACCCTGAAACGGGCGGAGGTGGAGCGCTCGCTCCACGAACAGCAGGCGCAGTTGCGCCATATCGAATCCCGCATCGCGCAAATCGACCGGCATGGCCGGACGGAGGGTTTTGACGTCATCCTCAAATCGGTCGAGCCGGCGCCGTTCCTGTCGCTGCATTGCGCGTGCGCCGACATGGACGAGGTGGTCCGCATGATCAGCCTCGTCGCCGAGGACGGTGCGCGGCAGATCAAGCCGGCGCTGCGGGACAAACTGATCGTGGTCGCGCGTAACGACCATGATGACGAGAAGCTCGATCTCGAGATCGGTTTCTCGTTGACCCGGCCCTCGAA encodes the following:
- a CDS encoding MerR family transcriptional regulator produces the protein MFRIGEFAQIAQVSSRQLRFYDQLGLLQPAHIDRETGYRYYSIRQLPRLNSILALKELGLTLEQIGPLLKDSISAAELRAMRTLKRAEVERSLHEQQAQLRHIESRIAQIDRHGRTEGFDVILKSVEPAPFLSLHCACADMDEVVRMISLVAEDGARQIKPALRDKLIVVARNDHDDEKLDLEIGFSLTRPSNAAVRLRGDHLLRASELPAVEMMATIVRPGTNMESHTSFGAVGTWIEANHYQIAGPCREVFLEPITGPPGFEGALVEIQFPVRQAA